The following proteins are encoded in a genomic region of Dysgonomonas mossii:
- a CDS encoding AraC family transcriptional regulator, giving the protein MLKKVKYAHIPAQREYSFHFDHVKIKWNEQITLHQQKTWELSYVIVGSGTRIIGDTIEPFSRNEIILIPPNIPHCWSFDELDANKNGEIENITVTFSEQLLEKCSSAFPELETYIKKIQKNTEALSFKGETLVRLQSILVQMAKETTIDRLSSLIKLLSIISSVENTSAVGRPIVEDKKTKRMQKILLYVMNNYQNTITLEEMAQLVQLDKSSFCIFFKKMTGKTFFSYLTEYRIESSCQMLTKTNMAIAEICFASGFKDIPYYNRVFKKIKAVTPTEYRERI; this is encoded by the coding sequence ATGCTCAAAAAAGTAAAATATGCGCATATACCTGCACAACGTGAATATTCATTTCATTTTGACCATGTAAAAATCAAATGGAATGAACAAATAACACTTCACCAACAAAAAACATGGGAACTCTCTTATGTTATAGTCGGAAGTGGAACACGCATTATAGGGGATACCATAGAGCCATTTTCAAGAAATGAAATCATACTGATACCACCGAATATCCCTCATTGCTGGTCATTCGACGAATTAGATGCTAATAAAAACGGAGAAATAGAAAACATAACCGTCACGTTCTCCGAACAGTTATTGGAGAAATGTTCTTCTGCTTTTCCAGAACTGGAGACCTATATAAAAAAAATTCAAAAAAATACTGAAGCCCTTTCTTTCAAGGGGGAGACATTAGTTCGATTGCAGAGCATTTTAGTACAAATGGCAAAAGAGACAACAATAGACCGACTGTCTTCTCTCATCAAACTATTATCAATAATCTCATCTGTAGAAAATACGAGTGCAGTAGGCAGACCCATAGTTGAAGACAAGAAAACAAAAAGGATGCAAAAAATATTACTTTATGTAATGAATAATTATCAGAATACCATAACATTGGAAGAAATGGCTCAATTGGTGCAGCTTGATAAATCTTCTTTTTGTATTTTCTTTAAAAAAATGACAGGGAAAACATTTTTTTCATACCTGACAGAATACCGCATCGAGTCTTCGTGCCAAATGCTAACAAAAACAAATATGGCAATTGCCGAAATATGTTTCGCTTCGGGATTCAAAGATATCCCCTATTATAACCGGGTCTTTAAGAAAATCAAAGCTGTTACCCCAACTGAATATAGGGAAAGAATTTAG
- a CDS encoding acyltransferase family protein: MKEAIDIKSSKPHYEILDGLRGVAALLVVLFHVFEIHSHGDHSKQIINHGYLAVDFFFLLSGFVLGYAYDDRWGEMTLKDFFKRRIIRLQPMIIIGSIIGALLFYFQDSPTLGWGGINEVPVWKMLLVMLIGFTLIPVGKGLDIRGWNEMHPLNGPAWSLFFEYIANIVYALVLRRVSKIVLAILVVVAAGFTIHYALTNPNGDIIGGWSIDDSTQLKIGFIRLAFPFLAGLLLARMGKLRYTKNAFLSAALLLVVLLSVPRLGDADSLWLNGLYECFCLIIMFPFIIWLGAGGKVQGYKASKVCKFLGDISYPIYITHFPIAYVYMAWVTNNNLTLEQSWHYGLLIVIAAVATAYLAMRFYDLPIREWLRKKFL; this comes from the coding sequence ATGAAAGAAGCAATAGATATTAAAAGCTCCAAGCCCCATTATGAAATACTTGATGGCTTAAGAGGCGTTGCTGCGTTGTTAGTGGTTTTGTTTCATGTTTTTGAGATTCATTCACATGGCGACCATAGTAAACAGATTATCAATCATGGTTATTTAGCGGTCGATTTCTTTTTCCTGCTTTCGGGTTTTGTCCTTGGGTATGCATATGACGATCGCTGGGGGGAAATGACATTGAAAGATTTCTTTAAGCGTCGTATTATTCGTCTGCAGCCTATGATTATTATAGGATCTATTATTGGAGCATTATTGTTTTATTTTCAGGATTCTCCGACATTAGGATGGGGTGGAATAAACGAAGTTCCGGTTTGGAAGATGTTGTTAGTGATGCTGATTGGTTTCACCCTAATACCAGTAGGAAAAGGTTTGGATATAAGAGGTTGGAATGAAATGCATCCGCTCAATGGACCGGCATGGTCTCTCTTCTTCGAATATATCGCTAATATTGTTTATGCGCTTGTTTTGCGTCGGGTATCAAAAATTGTACTCGCTATTTTAGTGGTGGTTGCTGCCGGATTTACCATTCACTACGCCTTAACCAATCCCAATGGAGATATTATAGGAGGATGGTCTATCGATGATTCTACTCAATTGAAAATCGGGTTTATTCGTTTGGCATTCCCTTTCTTAGCAGGGCTTCTGTTGGCCAGAATGGGTAAACTTCGTTATACGAAAAATGCTTTTCTGTCTGCGGCTCTATTGTTGGTTGTTTTGCTTTCCGTGCCACGTCTGGGCGATGCGGATAGTCTATGGCTAAACGGGCTATACGAATGTTTCTGTCTTATCATAATGTTTCCTTTTATAATTTGGCTAGGAGCAGGAGGCAAAGTGCAAGGATATAAGGCTTCTAAAGTATGCAAATTCCTCGGTGATATCTCATATCCGATTTATATTACTCATTTCCCTATCGCATATGTATACATGGCATGGGTAACAAATAACAATCTAACTTTAGAACAGTCATGGCATTATGGTTTACTTATTGTAATAGCTGCTGTTGCTACAGCGTATCTTGCTATGAGGTTTTATGATCTGCCTATTCGGGAGTGGTTGCGCAAGAAGTTTTTATAA
- the leuS gene encoding leucine--tRNA ligase, translated as MEYNFKEIEKRWHQYWIDNKTYKVKEDKSKPKYYVLDMFPYPSGAGLHVGHPLGYIASDIYSRYKRLKGFNVLHPMGYDAYGLPAEQYAIQTGQHPAITTAQNINRYREQLDKIGFSYDWSREIQTCDPRYYKWTQWAFIQMFNSYYCYDENQARPIAELIAAFEQVGTEGLNIACSEELQFSAAEWKSYSEKQKQEILLNYRIAYRSETTVNWCQALGTVLANDEVINGLSERGGYPVEQRLMRQWSLRVSAYAQRLLEGLDKIDWSDSIKETQRNWIGRSEGAEMKFKVKDSDAEFEIFTTRADTIFGVTFMVLAPESEYVPQVTTAEQKAEIEKYLDATKRRTERDRLMDKKISGVFTGSYAINPLNGKEIPIWVSDYVLAGYGTGAIMAVPAHDSRDYAFARHFNLPIIPLIEGCDVSEESFDAKEGIMMNSGFLDGMTVKEAIEKTKEYVRENKLGRVKVNYRLRDAIFSRQRYWGEPFPVYYKEGLPYMLPLDKLPLELPEVDKYLPTESGEPPLGRATKWAWDEVNEKVVDTSKIDHKTIFPLELNTMPGFAGSSAYYLHYMDPYNDQELVSKEKDEYWRNVDLYIGGTEHATGHLIYSRFWDKFLFDIGVSCEDEPFKKLINQGMIQGRSSLVYRINGTNTFVSYNLKDKYETSEIHVDVNIVHNDVLDIDRFKAWRPEYETAEFILEDGKYVCGWNIEKMGKRYHNVVNPDDVAEKYGADTLRMYEMFLGPLEQSKPWDMNGIDGVHRFLRKVWSLFYKGEEFVVIDEEPTKEELKSLHKLIKKVSADIESFSFNTSVSAFMICVNELTSLKCSKKAILQELVTLLAPFAPFVSEELWSALGNTTSVCDAKWPAFNEEYLAEDSFKYGVAFNGKVRFELEFSADAVQADVEKAVLSHELAQKWLDGKTPKKVVFVPKKMINVVL; from the coding sequence ATGGAATACAACTTTAAAGAAATAGAAAAACGTTGGCATCAATATTGGATTGATAATAAAACTTACAAAGTAAAAGAGGATAAAAGCAAACCTAAATATTATGTCCTTGATATGTTCCCTTATCCATCAGGAGCAGGGTTGCATGTAGGGCATCCCCTCGGATATATCGCATCCGACATATATTCTCGCTACAAGAGGCTGAAAGGTTTCAATGTTCTCCATCCAATGGGTTATGATGCTTACGGGCTTCCTGCCGAACAATATGCTATACAGACAGGACAGCATCCTGCCATTACTACGGCTCAGAATATAAACCGCTACCGTGAGCAGTTGGATAAGATTGGCTTCTCATACGATTGGAGCCGTGAGATTCAGACCTGCGACCCCAGATATTATAAATGGACGCAATGGGCATTTATCCAAATGTTCAACAGCTACTATTGCTATGATGAGAACCAGGCACGTCCGATTGCCGAACTGATCGCAGCTTTCGAACAAGTTGGCACAGAAGGTCTGAATATAGCTTGCAGCGAAGAATTGCAATTTAGCGCTGCCGAGTGGAAGTCATATTCTGAAAAACAAAAACAAGAAATATTGCTAAACTACCGTATAGCCTACCGCAGCGAAACAACTGTAAACTGGTGTCAGGCTTTAGGGACTGTATTGGCTAACGATGAGGTTATAAATGGCTTGTCGGAGCGTGGAGGGTATCCTGTAGAACAACGCTTGATGCGCCAGTGGAGCTTGCGTGTGTCGGCTTATGCACAGCGTTTGCTCGAAGGTCTGGATAAAATAGACTGGAGTGATTCTATCAAAGAAACACAACGCAACTGGATTGGACGTAGCGAAGGTGCTGAAATGAAATTCAAAGTAAAAGATTCGGATGCTGAATTCGAAATCTTTACTACCCGTGCCGATACTATCTTTGGAGTTACATTTATGGTACTTGCTCCCGAAAGCGAATACGTTCCTCAGGTGACAACTGCCGAGCAAAAAGCCGAAATAGAAAAATATCTGGATGCTACAAAACGCCGTACTGAGCGTGACCGCCTGATGGATAAAAAAATATCAGGAGTATTCACCGGCTCGTATGCTATCAATCCTCTTAATGGCAAAGAAATTCCGATCTGGGTTTCTGACTATGTACTTGCCGGTTATGGTACAGGTGCAATTATGGCTGTTCCTGCACACGATAGCCGTGACTATGCTTTTGCTAGACATTTCAACTTGCCGATTATACCTTTGATTGAAGGATGTGATGTTTCGGAAGAAAGTTTTGATGCAAAAGAAGGAATCATGATGAATTCAGGATTCTTGGATGGGATGACTGTTAAAGAGGCTATCGAGAAAACAAAAGAATATGTAAGAGAAAACAAACTAGGGCGTGTAAAAGTAAATTACCGTCTTCGTGATGCTATCTTCTCCCGCCAACGTTACTGGGGAGAGCCATTCCCTGTATATTACAAAGAGGGGCTTCCTTACATGTTGCCATTAGATAAACTTCCCCTTGAATTGCCCGAAGTAGATAAATACTTGCCTACCGAATCGGGAGAACCGCCATTAGGTCGTGCAACTAAATGGGCATGGGATGAAGTCAATGAAAAGGTTGTAGATACATCTAAGATAGATCACAAGACAATATTCCCTCTCGAACTGAATACAATGCCGGGATTTGCCGGTTCATCGGCGTACTATCTGCATTATATGGATCCGTATAATGATCAGGAACTAGTTTCGAAAGAGAAAGATGAATATTGGCGCAATGTTGATTTGTACATCGGTGGTACAGAGCATGCTACAGGTCACTTGATATACAGCCGTTTCTGGGATAAATTTTTATTCGACATAGGCGTTTCGTGTGAAGATGAGCCATTCAAGAAACTGATTAATCAGGGTATGATCCAAGGGCGTAGCAGCTTGGTATACCGTATCAACGGAACAAATACATTTGTATCTTATAACCTGAAGGACAAATATGAAACTTCAGAAATCCATGTGGATGTAAATATTGTGCATAATGATGTACTTGATATAGATAGATTCAAAGCTTGGAGACCTGAATACGAGACTGCCGAATTTATACTTGAAGATGGTAAGTACGTTTGTGGATGGAATATCGAGAAAATGGGTAAACGATATCACAATGTCGTAAATCCTGACGATGTAGCTGAAAAGTACGGAGCAGACACACTGCGTATGTACGAAATGTTCCTTGGGCCATTGGAGCAGTCCAAGCCTTGGGATATGAATGGTATCGATGGTGTTCACCGCTTCTTACGTAAAGTATGGAGTCTGTTCTATAAGGGTGAAGAGTTTGTTGTTATCGATGAAGAACCGACAAAAGAAGAGCTAAAATCATTGCATAAGCTCATAAAGAAAGTGTCTGCTGATATTGAGTCATTCTCATTCAATACATCTGTTTCAGCGTTTATGATTTGTGTGAATGAATTAACTTCTTTAAAATGCAGTAAAAAAGCGATTTTGCAAGAGTTGGTTACCTTGCTTGCTCCTTTTGCTCCATTCGTTTCTGAAGAGCTCTGGTCTGCATTGGGTAATACAACATCTGTTTGTGATGCAAAATGGCCTGCTTTTAATGAAGAATATCTTGCAGAAGATTCATTCAAATATGGAGTTGCTTTTAACGGTAAGGTTCGTTTCGAACTTGAGTTTTCGGCAGATGCTGTACAAGCTGATGTTGAGAAAGCGGTGTTAAGTCATGAACTGGCTCAGAAATGGCTTGACGGAAAAACACCGAAGAAGGTCGTCTTTGTTCCCAAGAAAATGATAAATGTCGTATTGTAA
- a CDS encoding YitT family protein, giving the protein MPKRYLKEFYWKDYATIFVGLALYAVGLIGFIKPGGIVTGGLTGIALLVEYATNAKIPLQYTYFLVNCGLLFVALKVLGLKFMIKTIYGVVVLTFLLTICQSMITEPIVKNEPLLSGVIGGMMCGVGIGLVFSSNGSTGGTDIVVALINKYKNIAFGRGMLLCDFVIISCSYFVFQNYQTIIYGLIVMGVMTYSIDMVINGFRQSVQILVFSEKYEIIATAINHELHRGCTVLDGMGWYTKKPTKVLIVLAKRNEALEIFRLIKSIDEKAFISQSTVRGVYGEGFDKIRT; this is encoded by the coding sequence ATGCCTAAAAGATATTTAAAGGAGTTTTACTGGAAGGATTACGCAACTATATTTGTTGGTCTGGCTCTGTATGCCGTAGGGCTTATTGGATTTATAAAACCCGGAGGTATCGTTACCGGAGGGTTAACAGGGATAGCCCTGCTTGTGGAATACGCTACAAATGCGAAGATTCCTTTGCAGTATACCTATTTTCTTGTAAACTGTGGATTGTTGTTTGTGGCTCTTAAAGTTCTTGGTCTTAAGTTTATGATAAAGACCATCTATGGAGTTGTTGTGCTCACTTTTCTGCTTACTATTTGCCAATCCATGATAACCGAACCTATTGTAAAAAATGAGCCGCTTCTTTCAGGTGTTATCGGAGGGATGATGTGCGGAGTCGGGATAGGCTTGGTATTCAGTTCGAATGGTAGTACGGGAGGTACAGATATCGTTGTAGCACTTATCAATAAGTATAAGAATATAGCTTTTGGGCGAGGAATGCTTTTGTGCGACTTTGTGATAATCAGTTGTTCGTATTTTGTATTCCAGAATTATCAGACTATTATATACGGGCTTATTGTGATGGGGGTGATGACATATAGTATAGATATGGTTATCAACGGATTCCGTCAGTCGGTTCAGATACTTGTTTTCTCCGAGAAATATGAGATTATAGCCACTGCCATAAATCATGAATTGCATCGGGGCTGTACCGTTTTGGATGGTATGGGGTGGTATACGAAGAAGCCTACAAAGGTTCTGATTGTCTTAGCTAAACGCAACGAAGCACTGGAAATATTCCGCCTGATTAAAAGTATTGACGAGAAAGCATTTATCTCACAAAGTACTGTTCGGGGAGTTTACGGCGAGGGCTTTGATAAAATAAGGACGTAA
- a CDS encoding SDR family NAD(P)-dependent oxidoreductase, whose protein sequence is MDLKGKNIILTGASSGIGRDMLDILALYPNVRIVAVARHADRIPQKEGIVYPYAADVSSKDGVDNVFNYAQEIFDGGVDVFIANAGFAYLEKINNSDWQHIENIFNLNVFSPIYSLEKLLAGTNNKKVVFACTISGAGLVSLPAYSLYCSTKAALHHFVQTYRYEQSESLQITAVYPVATRTEFFDKATGEDSTPLPFPTQNSQTVAKKIIRGIEKGKENVYPSFLFRFFFPIGRAFPIFLKIYSGLEKRKVGKWL, encoded by the coding sequence ATGGATTTAAAAGGTAAAAATATCATTCTCACAGGCGCCTCTTCAGGAATAGGGAGAGATATGCTCGATATTTTAGCCTTATATCCGAATGTCAGAATTGTAGCTGTTGCCCGTCATGCTGATCGTATCCCTCAAAAAGAAGGAATTGTATACCCTTATGCTGCTGATGTAAGTAGTAAAGATGGAGTTGATAATGTATTCAATTATGCTCAGGAAATATTTGACGGGGGAGTTGATGTCTTTATCGCTAATGCCGGTTTTGCTTACCTCGAAAAAATAAATAATTCTGATTGGCAGCATATAGAGAATATTTTCAATCTGAACGTATTTTCTCCTATCTATTCACTGGAGAAACTCCTCGCTGGCACTAATAATAAAAAAGTTGTATTTGCTTGTACTATATCGGGAGCAGGCTTGGTTTCTTTGCCTGCTTACTCACTCTATTGTTCTACAAAAGCCGCACTGCACCATTTTGTGCAAACCTATAGATATGAGCAGTCTGAAAGCTTACAGATAACAGCAGTTTATCCTGTTGCCACTCGTACAGAATTTTTTGATAAGGCAACCGGAGAAGATAGTACACCTTTACCATTTCCTACACAAAACTCGCAAACTGTAGCAAAAAAAATTATCAGAGGGATCGAAAAAGGGAAGGAGAATGTTTACCCATCCTTTTTGTTTCGTTTCTTTTTTCCTATTGGAAGAGCTTTCCCAATTTTCCTGAAAATATATTCCGGGTTGGAAAAGCGGAAAGTTGGGAAATGGTTGTAA
- a CDS encoding DUF3667 domain-containing protein codes for MSDICKNCSTPVSGKYCSNCGQSTATARINFHYIIHEIQHSIFHVDRGILHTIKELITRPGDSIREYLSGKRITHFKPFSFILILGTIYGFICFFLKVYPENSFAYLQTNAAANNYSQLVFDWMYGHYSFVMLAFIPFYALASYIVFKKSGYNFVEFLVINSYIVGMQILILILTYPIYYFTLSIWGVLLTFLFCYLYQFWVYIQLFGKSSPIKTVCKTLISMVLSFLFVVIASSLVTFVFIFINHR; via the coding sequence ATGTCAGATATATGTAAAAATTGTAGTACTCCTGTCTCTGGAAAATATTGTTCAAACTGTGGACAATCAACAGCTACTGCACGTATTAATTTCCATTATATTATACACGAAATACAACATAGTATTTTTCATGTAGATAGAGGAATTTTACACACAATAAAAGAACTCATTACGAGACCCGGTGACTCTATTCGCGAATACTTATCGGGTAAAAGAATCACCCATTTCAAACCGTTTTCATTTATTCTTATTTTAGGGACTATATACGGATTTATATGTTTTTTCCTAAAAGTATATCCTGAAAACTCATTTGCCTATCTCCAGACAAATGCTGCAGCCAATAATTACAGTCAATTGGTTTTCGATTGGATGTATGGGCATTATTCTTTTGTTATGCTGGCTTTTATTCCATTTTATGCATTAGCATCCTATATAGTATTTAAGAAGTCAGGTTACAATTTCGTGGAGTTTCTGGTTATAAACTCATATATAGTAGGAATGCAGATCCTAATTCTTATTTTGACTTATCCTATTTATTATTTCACCCTCTCCATATGGGGCGTATTGCTGACGTTCTTATTTTGCTATTTATATCAATTCTGGGTATATATACAATTATTTGGAAAGAGTTCACCTATCAAGACTGTATGTAAGACTTTGATAAGTATGGTTTTATCATTTTTGTTTGTTGTGATAGCTTCTTCTTTAGTTACATTTGTATTCATTTTTATCAACCATCGGTAG
- a CDS encoding phosphatase PAP2 family protein — translation MLRKIIEWDKELFLYLNSKHMGWLDPVMLFFSSYHFWIIMCILMAVFIYYRLEVWKKTSVIFFLLSIGASALLTNIIKMMVERPRPIHNQDWTGVIHAIERYSSSTSFFSSHSATTFTMATFFLLLFRKTGSKYYGYLAIVWATIVAYSRIYLAKHYPIDVICGILFGITIGIMGYKLLEYYKNKKKGLNP, via the coding sequence ATGCTTCGCAAAATTATAGAATGGGATAAAGAACTCTTTTTGTATCTGAACAGTAAACATATGGGTTGGCTCGACCCTGTTATGTTATTTTTCAGTTCGTACCATTTTTGGATAATTATGTGTATCCTGATGGCTGTGTTTATCTATTACAGATTAGAGGTTTGGAAAAAAACGAGTGTTATATTTTTCTTGCTTTCTATCGGTGCAAGTGCATTATTAACCAATATTATTAAGATGATGGTAGAACGTCCACGTCCGATACATAATCAAGATTGGACAGGTGTTATACATGCAATAGAAAGGTACAGTTCGAGTACCAGCTTCTTCTCGTCTCATTCTGCAACAACGTTTACGATGGCTACTTTTTTCCTTTTATTATTCCGTAAGACCGGCTCTAAGTATTACGGTTATCTGGCAATAGTTTGGGCTACAATTGTCGCATATAGCCGCATCTATCTTGCCAAGCATTATCCTATCGATGTTATTTGCGGTATATTATTCGGAATCACAATTGGGATTATGGGATACAAGCTCCTTGAATATTATAAAAACAAGAAGAAAGGATTAAACCCTTAA
- the ruvB gene encoding Holliday junction branch migration DNA helicase RuvB has product MEGTFNIHRENINENEKEFENALRPLTFQSFRGQSKVVENLQVFVTAAKMRGESLDHTLLHGPPGLGKTTLSNIIANELGVGFKITSGPVLDKPGDLAGLLTSLEPNDVLFIDEIHRLSPVVEEYLYSAMEDYRIDIMIDKGPSARSVQIELNPFTLVGATTRSGLLTSPLRARFGINMHLEYYDIDTLVHIILRSADILNVPASKDSAIEIASRSRGTPRIANALLRRVRDFAQVKGSGKIDKDIASYALEALNIDKYGLDEIDNKILLILIDKFKGGPVGISTIATALGEDGGTIEEVYEPFLIKEGFMKRTPRGREVTDLAYKHLGRKRESEQGFLF; this is encoded by the coding sequence ATGGAAGGAACATTTAATATACACAGGGAGAATATAAATGAAAATGAGAAGGAGTTTGAGAATGCGTTGCGCCCTCTCACCTTCCAGAGTTTTCGTGGACAGAGTAAAGTTGTAGAAAATTTACAAGTCTTTGTGACAGCTGCAAAAATGCGTGGCGAATCGCTCGACCATACTCTGTTGCATGGCCCTCCCGGACTTGGTAAAACAACCCTGTCGAATATTATAGCCAATGAGCTTGGTGTAGGCTTTAAGATCACATCAGGCCCTGTATTGGATAAGCCCGGAGACTTGGCCGGACTGCTTACTTCGCTCGAACCGAACGATGTTCTTTTCATAGACGAAATACACCGCCTTTCGCCTGTTGTGGAAGAGTATCTGTATAGTGCGATGGAAGACTATCGCATCGATATAATGATAGATAAAGGGCCTAGCGCTCGTTCAGTACAGATAGAACTCAATCCGTTTACCCTTGTTGGTGCAACTACTCGTAGTGGTTTGCTTACAAGCCCTTTGCGTGCACGTTTTGGGATAAACATGCACCTCGAATATTACGATATAGATACCCTTGTGCATATTATCTTACGATCGGCAGATATCTTGAATGTACCTGCTTCGAAAGATTCTGCTATAGAAATTGCTTCACGTAGTCGTGGTACGCCCCGTATTGCGAATGCCTTGCTGCGCCGTGTGCGTGACTTTGCTCAGGTAAAAGGATCGGGTAAGATAGACAAAGATATCGCTTCTTATGCTCTCGAAGCATTGAATATAGATAAGTATGGATTGGATGAGATAGATAATAAGATATTGCTTATCCTGATCGATAAATTCAAAGGGGGGCCGGTAGGAATCTCCACAATAGCAACCGCACTGGGAGAAGACGGAGGAACTATTGAAGAGGTATATGAGCCGTTCCTTATCAAGGAGGGTTTTATGAAACGTACTCCTCGTGGGCGTGAAGTGACAGACCTTGCCTATAAACATCTGGGAAGGAAAAGAGAGAGTGAGCAAGGATTTCTATTTTAA
- a CDS encoding ABC transporter permease, giving the protein MNLELFIAKRIHFSKGEGEKKASSPAIKIAIAGVAIGLAAMILALSIVIGFKKEVRNKVVGFGSHIQITNLNNTTSYETLPVAVTPGLLDTLSHETGIAHAQVYATKPGIIKTDSAFQGIILKGVGKDYDWDFFKKNMIDGKIINPDDTTITNQVIISKNIADKLNLKTGDSFISYFVQERSARKFNITGIYSTNFEDYDKLFVITDIRLIQRLNKWQPDQVSGIELLVNDFEQLDQLTQNIYLDMMTYRDVDGNTFLTRSIKEMNPMIFSWLDLLDMNVWVIMILMFAISVFTMISGLLIIILERTNMIGILKTLGARNFNIRKTFLYVSSFLILKGMLWGNIIALTVLLLQRYFGLIKLDPNTYYVSEMPVDINILHIILINIATLTLSVLAMVGPSYLIAKISPAKSLRFE; this is encoded by the coding sequence TTGAACTTAGAATTATTTATAGCCAAGCGGATCCATTTTAGTAAAGGCGAAGGAGAGAAAAAAGCGTCTTCACCTGCTATTAAAATAGCTATTGCAGGTGTTGCAATAGGATTGGCAGCTATGATTTTGGCATTGTCTATTGTTATCGGTTTTAAGAAAGAGGTGCGGAACAAGGTTGTTGGCTTCGGCTCTCATATTCAGATTACCAATCTGAATAACACCACGTCTTACGAAACATTGCCGGTAGCTGTTACTCCCGGTCTTTTAGATACATTGAGCCATGAGACAGGTATAGCACATGCACAGGTATATGCCACAAAACCGGGTATCATAAAAACAGATAGTGCATTTCAGGGGATAATTCTAAAAGGGGTAGGGAAAGACTACGATTGGGACTTCTTCAAGAAGAATATGATTGATGGTAAGATCATCAACCCTGATGATACAACAATCACCAATCAGGTTATTATCTCGAAGAATATAGCCGATAAACTTAATCTGAAGACAGGCGATAGTTTTATTTCATATTTTGTTCAGGAACGCAGTGCCCGTAAGTTTAATATCACGGGGATATACAGTACCAATTTTGAAGATTACGACAAACTATTTGTTATAACAGATATCCGACTTATACAAAGGCTTAATAAGTGGCAACCCGATCAGGTGAGCGGTATAGAGCTGCTTGTAAACGATTTTGAGCAACTTGACCAGCTTACACAAAATATCTATTTAGATATGATGACTTATCGGGATGTGGATGGGAATACTTTTCTGACCCGCTCTATTAAAGAAATGAACCCGATGATATTCAGTTGGCTCGATCTGTTGGATATGAATGTATGGGTAATCATGATCTTGATGTTTGCCATTTCTGTATTTACGATGATATCGGGATTGCTTATTATAATCTTGGAGCGCACCAATATGATTGGTATACTTAAGACCCTTGGTGCACGAAATTTTAATATCCGCAAAACATTTCTCTATGTGTCTTCATTCCTGATATTGAAAGGTATGTTGTGGGGAAATATTATAGCCCTAACTGTGTTGTTGCTTCAACGGTATTTTGGCTTGATAAAACTAGATCCCAATACTTATTATGTATCCGAAATGCCGGTGGATATAAATATATTACACATTATTCTTATCAACATTGCTACCTTAACCTTGTCGGTATTGGCTATGGTTGGGCCTTCTTATCTGATAGCAAAAATATCTCCTGCAAAATCACTTCGTTTCGAATAA
- the rlmH gene encoding 23S rRNA (pseudouridine(1915)-N(3))-methyltransferase RlmH encodes MKIILLAIGKTDAGYFVEAINEYQKRLEHYIPFEIQIIPDIKNTKSLTMEQQKEKEGELILKNIQAGDYLVLLDDKGKEYTSMQFASYIEKKTHTVSKRLIFAIGGPYGFSEAVYQKANEKLTLSRMTFSHQMVRLIFVEQLYRAMTILNNEPYHHE; translated from the coding sequence ATGAAAATCATTCTTCTCGCTATAGGCAAAACCGATGCAGGCTATTTTGTAGAGGCTATCAACGAATACCAGAAAAGGTTAGAGCATTATATCCCTTTCGAAATACAAATTATACCTGATATAAAAAACACCAAAAGCCTTACGATGGAACAGCAAAAAGAGAAGGAAGGTGAGTTGATATTAAAAAACATACAGGCGGGAGATTATCTCGTTCTGCTCGATGATAAGGGAAAAGAATATACCTCGATGCAGTTTGCCTCCTATATAGAAAAGAAAACACATACGGTAAGCAAGCGGCTCATATTTGCCATCGGAGGCCCTTATGGTTTCTCGGAAGCAGTATATCAAAAGGCGAATGAAAAGCTAACTCTATCACGTATGACTTTTTCGCACCAGATGGTACGTCTTATATTTGTGGAACAGTTGTATAGAGCAATGACAATCTTAAACAACGAACCTTACCATCACGAATAA